A region from the Sandaracinus amylolyticus genome encodes:
- a CDS encoding tetratricopeptide repeat protein, whose amino-acid sequence MKPTDRGNGTPSPERSTVEGWVDVARRGDPDAAETRRARMLVASHREAKLESTLMSDFDAARAPREGDEKIVDDVVAKVMAARMRRSSERLRPPSAADRLRVETERAEAEARRRAEEERALAEGPRVANAIATPGPQQALQIERKPLRGVGIARVAGTLSAGIALGALIAFVAVEGFGVRIAPDPDHGTAPRSAAIDARREPREAPPPPRDPREVAVEDALAILEVESGDHASSRRLEGARRLIERGELARATRVLRSISRRWPRRSEANAATLALGHVYLALGWPRSAERVWSRWVRQHPHERHALEIRARLAELATIDTSAIGESDDDGR is encoded by the coding sequence ATGAAGCCCACGGATCGCGGGAACGGCACGCCGTCGCCGGAGCGCAGCACGGTGGAGGGCTGGGTCGACGTGGCACGCCGCGGCGATCCCGACGCGGCCGAGACGCGCCGTGCGCGCATGCTCGTCGCGTCGCATCGCGAGGCGAAGCTCGAGTCGACGCTGATGTCCGACTTCGACGCGGCGCGCGCGCCGCGCGAGGGCGACGAGAAGATCGTCGACGACGTCGTCGCGAAGGTGATGGCCGCGCGGATGCGCCGCAGCAGCGAGCGGCTGCGCCCGCCGTCCGCGGCCGATCGGCTGCGGGTCGAGACCGAGCGCGCCGAGGCCGAAGCGCGACGCCGCGCCGAGGAAGAGCGCGCGCTCGCCGAGGGACCGCGCGTCGCGAACGCGATCGCGACGCCGGGGCCGCAGCAGGCGCTGCAGATCGAGCGCAAGCCGCTGCGCGGCGTGGGCATCGCGCGGGTCGCGGGCACGCTCAGCGCGGGCATCGCGCTCGGCGCGCTGATCGCGTTCGTCGCGGTCGAGGGCTTCGGGGTCCGCATCGCGCCCGATCCCGATCACGGCACCGCGCCCCGCAGCGCGGCGATCGACGCGCGCCGCGAGCCTCGCGAGGCACCGCCTCCGCCGCGCGATCCGCGCGAGGTCGCGGTCGAGGACGCGCTCGCGATCCTCGAGGTCGAGTCGGGCGATCACGCGTCGTCGCGCCGCCTCGAGGGCGCGCGTCGTCTGATCGAGCGCGGCGAGCTCGCGCGCGCCACGCGCGTCCTTCGCTCGATCTCGCGCCGCTGGCCGCGCCGCAGCGAGGCCAACGCCGCGACGCTCGCGCTCGGTCACGTGTACCTCGCGCTCGGCTGGCCGCGCTCGGCGGAGCGCGTGTGGAGCCGCTGGGTGCGCCAGCACCCGCACGAGCGGCACGCGCTCGAGATCCGCGCGCGCCTCGCCGAGCTCGCGACGATCGACACCAGCGCGATCGGCGAAAGCGACGACGACGGGCGCTGA
- a CDS encoding RNA polymerase sigma factor, whose protein sequence is MSDSGLLRVIDEGAGDGARERAFPPRERTESGMRARDPSTVLAFAAMQGDSDALEALLRDLAPTLLAVVRAVLGVGHPDRDDALQESMMAVVDALPAFEGRSSITRYASRIALRLCLERRKRAQRYRQQVALVEEIDALAAIGEDDGEASRRREALRGLLEQLPEVQAETLALRVCLGLSLEEVAEVTGAPLNTVRSRVRLARESLRHRIESDPTLAELLGGAR, encoded by the coding sequence ATGAGCGACTCGGGGCTTCTGCGGGTCATCGACGAGGGCGCGGGCGACGGCGCGCGAGAGCGCGCGTTCCCGCCACGCGAGCGCACCGAGTCCGGCATGCGAGCGCGTGATCCCTCGACGGTGCTCGCGTTCGCGGCGATGCAGGGCGACTCCGACGCGCTCGAGGCGCTGCTGCGCGACCTGGCGCCCACGCTGCTCGCGGTCGTGCGCGCGGTGCTCGGCGTCGGGCACCCGGATCGCGACGACGCGCTGCAGGAGTCGATGATGGCGGTCGTCGACGCCCTGCCGGCCTTCGAAGGGCGCAGCAGCATCACGCGCTACGCGAGCCGCATCGCGCTGCGCCTCTGCCTCGAGCGCCGCAAGCGCGCCCAGCGCTACCGCCAGCAGGTCGCGCTCGTCGAGGAGATCGACGCGCTCGCCGCGATCGGCGAGGACGACGGCGAGGCGTCGCGCCGTCGCGAGGCGCTGCGCGGGCTGCTCGAGCAGCTGCCCGAGGTCCAGGCCGAGACGCTCGCGCTGCGGGTGTGCCTCGGCCTCTCGCTCGAAGAGGTCGCCGAGGTGACCGGCGCGCCGCTCAACACGGTGCGCAGCCGGGTGCGTCTCGCGCGCGAGTCGCTGCGGCATCGCATCGAGTCCGATCCCACGTTGGCCGAGCTGCTCGGAGGGGCCCGATGA